One genomic segment of Candidatus Poribacteria bacterium includes these proteins:
- the folB gene encoding dihydroneopterin aldolase, which yields MDKLILKGIRFHGYHGVPEAERRVGGPYEVDAVLGCALTNPGSTDALSDTINYAEVVARIVEIGTQQSFQLIEALAEKIAAVILEQFAVDEVRLTVKKLNPPIEQPIDYFAVEIFRNA from the coding sequence ATGGACAAACTCATCCTCAAAGGCATTCGATTTCACGGCTACCACGGCGTTCCCGAAGCGGAACGCCGAGTCGGTGGCCCTTATGAAGTTGATGCCGTCTTAGGATGTGCTCTCACAAACCCGGGCAGTACGGACGCACTTTCTGACACAATCAATTACGCTGAAGTCGTCGCGCGTATCGTTGAGATTGGTACGCAGCAATCCTTCCAACTTATTGAAGCACTCGCTGAAAAAATAGCCGCAGTGATTTTGGAACAATTTGCTGTGGATGAGGTGCGTCTCACTGTCAAAAAACTGAATCCCCCCATAGAACAACCGATTGACTATTTTGCTGTTGAGATTTTTCGTAATGCATAG
- a CDS encoding phosphodiester glycosidase family protein, protein MHRFCVAICSLLLLMPATIAQAGGEKKTLFPDLAQGLHLYRYDWDVETCVLYVAEMSRREASLHFEVMLANAQVLGKETVRSMANRRTQRGDRRVLVAVNGGFGVLGDMRGYGGVLENLHIQDGELITQPTDTEACFGVTESGEFLSTPVQMKAGLQIGTHTLQLGCINQRRLDGCQVTLYTPRLGESTRTNRRRGSEVILSGLPLPLTPDYTHSYRVEEVSRDGNSTIPRDGAVLWINSRLKDPSVAQFNTGVDGTLTLTLSPPEWNQVRHAIGGRLRLLKDGKINETIAEMHHAEKRHTPGKRASVLNLSHEPRTALGYNADKLFLVVADGRQPKYSTGLTLYELASILIELGATEAINLDGGSSSTFVVGDEVVNKPSGQQERDVLNAVFITADVP, encoded by the coding sequence ATGCATAGATTTTGTGTCGCTATCTGTTCACTGTTATTGTTAATGCCAGCTACCATCGCACAAGCCGGTGGTGAGAAAAAAACACTATTTCCAGATTTGGCACAAGGTCTGCATCTCTATCGTTACGATTGGGATGTTGAAACATGTGTGCTTTACGTTGCCGAGATGTCTCGTCGTGAAGCGTCGCTGCATTTTGAGGTAATGCTCGCAAATGCGCAAGTGCTCGGTAAAGAGACCGTTCGTTCAATGGCAAACCGTCGCACACAACGGGGAGATCGGCGTGTCCTCGTCGCTGTCAATGGTGGCTTCGGTGTTCTTGGTGACATGCGGGGTTACGGTGGTGTGTTGGAGAATTTGCATATCCAAGATGGCGAACTGATCACACAACCGACCGATACCGAGGCGTGCTTCGGCGTAACCGAATCTGGAGAATTCCTGAGCACCCCCGTTCAGATGAAAGCCGGTTTGCAAATAGGTACACACACGCTTCAACTTGGATGTATCAATCAGCGTAGACTTGATGGATGTCAAGTGACGCTCTACACACCACGACTTGGCGAATCAACGCGCACCAACCGCCGCCGAGGTAGCGAGGTGATACTCAGCGGACTTCCACTCCCTTTGACACCAGATTATACACATTCCTACCGTGTAGAGGAAGTCTCACGCGATGGAAACAGCACGATTCCGAGGGATGGGGCAGTCCTCTGGATTAACTCGCGACTGAAAGATCCAAGCGTTGCCCAATTCAACACTGGGGTAGATGGTACGCTTACCCTCACGCTCTCACCGCCTGAGTGGAATCAAGTCCGACATGCCATCGGTGGACGACTTCGACTTCTCAAGGACGGAAAAATAAATGAAACAATTGCGGAGATGCACCACGCTGAAAAACGACATACACCCGGTAAACGCGCATCAGTGCTGAATCTCAGCCATGAACCTCGCACCGCACTTGGCTACAATGCGGACAAACTCTTTTTAGTTGTCGCCGATGGACGGCAACCGAAATATAGCACTGGTTTGACACTCTACGAACTCGCCAGCATTCTCATTGAACTCGGTGCAACGGAAGCGATTAATCTCGATGGTGGCTCCTCCAGTACCTTTGTTGTTGGCGATGAGGTCGTCAATAAACCTTCCGGACAGCAGGAGCGGGATGTTTTGAACGCTGTCTTTATTACAGCAGATGTACCGTAG